The Catenuloplanes niger genome includes a window with the following:
- a CDS encoding phage tail protein, which produces MTTPLDPLPKYRFLVTLDPGDAYLPPAQAQLLPMVAAGAFQEVTGLGAQLEVISHAEGGRNDSVHQLPVRHSWNRITLKRGVARDAGLWAWYVAGLADSLGARRDGAVLLLAPSGVPAVAWAFRGGLAAKWTGPDLHAEQNAVAVEALEIAHEGLTKVGTDAALSRLSGLR; this is translated from the coding sequence ATGACGACGCCGCTGGATCCGCTGCCGAAGTACCGGTTCCTGGTCACGCTCGACCCGGGCGACGCCTACCTGCCGCCCGCGCAGGCGCAGCTGCTGCCGATGGTCGCGGCCGGCGCGTTCCAGGAGGTGACCGGGCTCGGCGCGCAACTGGAGGTGATCTCCCACGCCGAGGGCGGGCGGAACGACTCCGTGCACCAGCTGCCGGTCCGGCACAGCTGGAACCGGATCACGCTCAAGCGCGGCGTGGCCCGCGACGCCGGCCTCTGGGCCTGGTACGTGGCCGGTCTCGCGGACTCGCTCGGCGCCCGCCGGGACGGCGCCGTGCTGCTGCTCGCGCCGAGCGGCGTACCCGCGGTGGCCTGGGCCTTCCGGGGTGGTCTGGCGGCCAAGTGGACCGGCCCGGACCTGCACGCGGAACAGAACGCGGTCGCGGTCGAGGCGCTGGAGATCGCGCACGAGGGGCTGACCAAGGTCGGCACGGACGCCGCGCTGTCGCGGCTGAGCGGATTGAGGTGA
- a CDS encoding phage late control D family protein: MTAPANLVEVAPADRYAPEFRVDIEGLELDPSTKNDIIDLKVVRDLDEMSGFDLTLNNWDDVALTFKHSDAPRFGTGRRVAVRLGYADKLITVVTGMITTVSPAFPDGASPTVAISGVDGLVKLKERKPAENEAKIYRNVADWQIAEQIAARNHLRIEVTREGPTHEVVVQKNQDDATFLMERAKRVDFDCFLLTDPDTGQDTLYFIRPTDGRDGRPVRVYRLAYAPGLATGPGAQPAGLVPNLISFTPTLTISRQVGKVTVRGWDPRTKQPIAFTATAENLPPGGGDGESGPAAAASAIPDRQDVIVDAPVASDEEARELAISLLRERAYEFITATGRIAGLPELRPGDNLEVYGLGRRFTGSYYVKRVEHSLGTGGFLTDFTARRIHDGGTA; this comes from the coding sequence ATGACCGCGCCCGCGAACCTGGTCGAGGTCGCGCCCGCGGACCGGTACGCGCCGGAGTTCCGCGTCGACATCGAGGGCCTGGAGCTGGACCCGTCGACGAAGAACGACATCATCGACCTGAAGGTGGTCCGCGACCTCGACGAGATGTCCGGCTTCGACCTGACGCTGAACAACTGGGACGACGTCGCGCTGACCTTCAAGCACAGTGACGCGCCCCGGTTCGGCACCGGGCGCCGGGTCGCGGTCCGGCTCGGCTACGCCGACAAGCTGATCACCGTGGTCACCGGGATGATCACCACGGTCAGCCCGGCGTTCCCGGACGGCGCCTCGCCCACGGTGGCGATCAGCGGCGTCGACGGGCTGGTCAAGCTCAAGGAGCGCAAGCCGGCCGAGAACGAGGCCAAGATCTACCGGAACGTGGCGGACTGGCAGATCGCCGAGCAGATCGCGGCCCGCAACCACCTGCGCATCGAGGTCACCCGGGAGGGGCCCACGCACGAGGTGGTGGTGCAGAAGAACCAGGACGACGCCACGTTCCTGATGGAGCGCGCGAAACGCGTCGACTTCGACTGCTTCCTGCTCACCGACCCGGACACCGGCCAGGACACGCTCTACTTCATCCGGCCCACCGACGGGCGGGACGGGCGGCCGGTCCGCGTCTACCGCCTCGCGTACGCGCCGGGCCTGGCGACCGGCCCGGGCGCGCAACCGGCCGGGCTGGTGCCCAACCTGATCAGCTTCACGCCCACGCTCACCATCTCCCGGCAGGTCGGCAAGGTGACCGTGCGCGGCTGGGACCCGCGCACCAAGCAGCCGATCGCGTTCACCGCGACCGCGGAGAACCTGCCGCCCGGCGGCGGTGACGGCGAGAGCGGGCCGGCCGCGGCCGCGTCCGCCATCCCGGACCGGCAGGACGTGATCGTGGACGCGCCGGTGGCCAGCGACGAGGAGGCCCGGGAGCTGGCGATCAGCCTGCTCCGCGAGCGGGCGTACGAGTTCATCACCGCGACCGGCCGGATCGCCGGGCTCCCCGAGCTGCGGCCCGGCGACAACCTCGAGGTGTACGGGCTGGGCCGCCGCTTCACCGGGTCGTACTACGTCAAACGGGTCGAGCACTCGCTCGGCACCGGCGGATTCCTGACCGACTTCACGGCGCGGCGCATCCACGACGGAGGAACGGCATGA
- a CDS encoding phage tail sheath family protein, whose translation MPEYLSPGVYVEEVDAGPRPIAGVSTSTAGMVGVTARGPATGKPVLVTNFLEFQSTFGGYLPDPGPAAALWADDAAEGGRWWTFPLSVKGFFENGGQRLYVKRVVPGGATAASGVLGLGLTTAVTRDAAAGGTTVDVRSLIGFAGAGQPVEVWRGDGTAALQTTSIASYSASGPRVELADPLVAGLSAARGDHLRVAGGGTGDSVRFTAASPGVWGQGLRVHVTPVAGATLPLQADPGEGRPFVTTLAEAAAADSATVTVRAVPGLDPDELPDQVWVGVGAGRHRVTVGAPSDGEVVLTFATADHPAWPAGTAVQRVRRATSADGAAVRVAGASRLYPDALVQIDSAGTIRTRRVTAIRGDEVTIDGTLPAGLLENDRLTLVEAEVTAGYSDARGDAVTERLGNLRLLGDGPSSLVTAVNSRSQLVRAEGLGPLVALPAGDGEPLLFPSLPDGGGLGLADGDDGYAGLSVADFAGADGGSGARTGIVALEDVDEVAIVAVPGMWSGTVQSALIAHCEYMKDRFAILDPREGLGVDGVLEFREPFDTSYAALYQPWVTTLHPVTGAAVDLPPSGHVAGIYARVDVERGVHKAPANAIIRGIRARDGLAQHLTRRHQDLLNPRGINALRFFPGQGHRVWGARTLSSDPAWRYVNVRRLFLFLEESIDEGTQWVVFEPNAESLWALVRQTVENFLGTVWRSGALAGTTPDEAFFVACDRTTMTEDDVLNGRLICVVGVAPVHPAEFVVFRVQQKTRETQLA comes from the coding sequence ATGCCCGAATACCTGAGCCCTGGCGTGTACGTCGAGGAGGTCGACGCGGGGCCACGGCCCATCGCCGGCGTGAGCACCAGCACGGCGGGCATGGTCGGCGTGACCGCCCGCGGCCCGGCCACCGGGAAACCGGTGCTGGTCACCAACTTCCTGGAGTTCCAGAGCACGTTCGGCGGCTACCTGCCCGACCCCGGTCCGGCCGCCGCGCTCTGGGCGGACGACGCGGCCGAGGGCGGGCGGTGGTGGACGTTCCCGCTGTCGGTGAAGGGCTTCTTCGAGAACGGCGGGCAGCGGCTGTACGTCAAGCGCGTGGTCCCGGGCGGCGCGACCGCCGCGTCCGGCGTGCTCGGCCTCGGGCTGACCACCGCGGTGACGCGGGACGCCGCGGCCGGTGGCACCACGGTGGACGTGCGCAGCCTGATCGGGTTCGCCGGTGCCGGGCAGCCGGTCGAGGTGTGGCGCGGCGACGGCACGGCGGCGCTGCAGACCACGTCCATCGCGTCCTACTCGGCGTCCGGCCCGCGGGTCGAGCTGGCCGACCCGCTGGTCGCCGGGCTGAGCGCGGCCCGCGGCGACCACCTGCGGGTGGCCGGCGGCGGCACCGGCGACAGCGTCCGGTTCACCGCCGCGAGCCCGGGCGTGTGGGGCCAGGGCCTGCGCGTGCACGTCACGCCGGTCGCCGGTGCGACGCTGCCGCTGCAGGCCGACCCGGGCGAGGGCCGTCCGTTCGTCACCACGCTGGCCGAGGCCGCGGCGGCGGACTCGGCCACGGTGACCGTGCGCGCCGTTCCCGGCCTCGACCCGGACGAGCTGCCGGACCAGGTGTGGGTCGGGGTCGGCGCGGGCCGGCACCGGGTGACCGTCGGCGCGCCGTCCGACGGCGAGGTCGTGCTGACGTTCGCCACCGCGGACCATCCGGCGTGGCCGGCCGGCACCGCCGTGCAGCGGGTGCGCCGGGCCACCTCGGCCGACGGCGCCGCGGTGCGGGTCGCGGGCGCGTCCCGGCTCTACCCGGACGCGCTCGTGCAGATCGACTCCGCCGGGACGATCCGCACCCGGCGGGTGACCGCGATCCGCGGCGACGAGGTCACGATCGACGGCACGCTCCCGGCCGGGCTGCTGGAGAACGACCGGCTCACGCTGGTCGAGGCTGAGGTCACCGCGGGCTACTCGGACGCGCGCGGCGACGCGGTCACCGAGCGCCTGGGCAACCTGCGGCTGCTCGGCGACGGCCCGTCGAGCCTGGTGACCGCGGTCAACAGCCGATCCCAGCTGGTCCGCGCCGAAGGGCTGGGCCCGCTGGTCGCGCTGCCGGCCGGCGACGGCGAGCCGCTGCTGTTCCCGAGCCTGCCGGACGGCGGCGGGCTGGGCCTGGCCGACGGCGACGACGGCTACGCCGGGCTGAGCGTGGCGGACTTCGCCGGCGCGGACGGCGGCAGCGGTGCCCGTACCGGCATCGTGGCACTGGAGGACGTGGACGAGGTGGCGATCGTCGCGGTGCCCGGCATGTGGTCCGGCACGGTGCAGTCCGCGCTGATCGCGCACTGCGAGTACATGAAGGACCGGTTCGCGATCCTCGACCCGCGCGAGGGCCTGGGCGTCGACGGCGTGCTGGAGTTCCGGGAGCCGTTCGACACCAGCTACGCCGCGCTCTACCAGCCGTGGGTGACGACGCTGCACCCGGTCACCGGCGCCGCCGTCGACCTGCCGCCGTCCGGGCACGTGGCCGGCATCTACGCGCGCGTCGACGTGGAGCGCGGCGTGCACAAGGCCCCGGCCAACGCGATCATCCGCGGCATCCGCGCCCGCGACGGGCTCGCCCAGCACCTGACCCGCCGCCACCAGGACCTGCTCAACCCGCGCGGGATCAACGCGCTGCGCTTCTTCCCGGGGCAGGGCCATCGGGTGTGGGGCGCGCGGACGCTGTCGTCCGACCCGGCGTGGCGGTACGTCAACGTGCGCCGGCTGTTCCTGTTCCTGGAGGAGTCGATCGACGAAGGCACCCAGTGGGTGGTGTTCGAGCCGAACGCCGAGTCGCTGTGGGCGCTGGTCCGGCAGACCGTGGAGAACTTCCTCGGCACCGTCTGGCGCAGCGGCGCGCTCGCCGGGACCACGCCGGACGAGGCGTTCTTCGTCGCCTGCGACCGCACCACGATGACCGAGGACGACGTGCTGAACGGGCGGCTGATCTGCGTGGTCGGCGTCGCGCCGGTGCATCCGGCCGAGTTCGTCGTGTTCCGCGTGCAGCAGAAGACCCGCGAGACCCAGCTGGCCTGA
- a CDS encoding putative phage tail protein: MASVTIHNLEVRFTVEGDDNAVFTRLFERHMRAWDRAYQQECARRERGAADRSFGDRRVTP, encoded by the coding sequence ATGGCGTCCGTGACCATCCACAACCTCGAGGTGCGGTTCACCGTCGAGGGCGACGACAACGCGGTCTTCACCCGGCTGTTCGAGCGGCACATGCGCGCCTGGGACCGCGCCTACCAGCAGGAGTGCGCCCGGCGGGAGCGCGGCGCGGCCGACCGCAGCTTCGGTGACCGGCGGGTGACGCCGTGA
- a CDS encoding phage tail protein has protein sequence MPPVVRDDPYAAYNFQVIVTNVSDDGVAVSGAFTEVSGLELEIPPIEYRTGAEDITVRKIPGLKKFTNITLKRGITGHVGFWQWIVEALNGRVRRTSGSILLLDENRQEVMRWNFDRAWPTKYTGPSLAAGKNEIAMETLVLSVESLTIA, from the coding sequence ATGCCGCCCGTCGTCCGGGACGACCCGTACGCCGCATACAACTTCCAGGTCATCGTCACCAACGTCAGCGACGACGGCGTCGCGGTCAGTGGCGCGTTCACCGAGGTGAGCGGCCTGGAGCTGGAGATACCGCCGATCGAGTACCGCACCGGGGCGGAGGACATCACGGTCCGCAAGATCCCGGGCCTGAAGAAGTTCACCAACATCACGCTGAAGCGCGGGATCACCGGGCACGTCGGCTTCTGGCAGTGGATCGTCGAGGCCCTCAACGGGCGCGTCCGGCGTACGTCCGGGTCGATCCTGCTGCTCGACGAGAACCGGCAGGAGGTCATGCGGTGGAACTTCGACCGCGCCTGGCCGACGAAGTACACCGGGCCGTCACTGGCCGCGGGCAAGAACGAGATCGCCATGGAGACGCTCGTGCTGAGCGTCGAGAGCCTGACGATCGCGTAG
- a CDS encoding GPW/gp25 family protein, with translation MSDDFLGTGWRFPILPDETGRLAYARGAESIEHCLRALLLTALGERVMRPELGTRAPALVFAPDSPQHLGDLEDSLRDAVRRWEPRVDLDEVRAERVAGAEGHVTVTVVYRVRRSNTRANLVFPYYLGLTGSPS, from the coding sequence ATGAGTGACGACTTCCTCGGTACGGGATGGCGGTTCCCGATCCTGCCGGACGAGACCGGACGGCTCGCCTACGCACGCGGGGCGGAGAGCATCGAGCACTGCCTGCGCGCGCTGCTGCTGACCGCGCTCGGCGAACGCGTCATGCGCCCGGAGCTCGGCACCCGCGCGCCCGCGCTGGTGTTCGCGCCGGACAGCCCGCAGCACCTCGGCGACCTCGAGGACTCGCTGCGCGACGCGGTCCGCCGCTGGGAGCCGCGCGTCGACCTGGACGAGGTGCGCGCCGAGCGGGTCGCCGGCGCCGAGGGACACGTCACGGTCACCGTCGTCTACCGGGTGCGGCGCAGCAACACCCGCGCGAACCTCGTCTTCCCGTACTACCTGGGCCTCACCGGGAGCCCGTCGTGA
- a CDS encoding phage tail sheath subtilisin-like domain-containing protein: MTVTSLPGLTLTAVPPPAEPAPLRTDVAVFLGRTTRGPAGEPVRVTGRDDAAGAFGPPDGAAATPYALRGFFENGGRAAWVIRLAGASGTAAADWVLGEVRDGRWLPGGPARGGFRYARYRVVAASPGAWGGRVRVSIRFRASSVAGPPSLTVRVSLPGEPAEVFPDVPPADVERRLAESRLIRLLPAGDPVPAGATEPAGPLTARWELSLTGGTDEPPTPEEYARAIETQAELPEPALVAAPDLAGDLAEPVRTGTVRALLAAAEAAKDRLVLVDVPVRGADAALDWLAGLSTDDVRAAAVYHPWIRVPDAGAPLRTVPPSGHVAGLIARLDAERGAHHTPANAVLLEAVDLAEELPAPQQTRLFTGGVNLLRCAPGQGLGVWGGRTPSAVPGGRYVAHRRLMHVLVRAIRGIAGPLVFDVNGPELRLALVRGVTSVLLDAYRAGALAGDRPEAAFRVRCDEENNPPGGDPGRVVCDVEVLPATPMEFIEIRLVLGQDRGLEVIER, translated from the coding sequence ATGACCGTCACCTCGCTGCCCGGGCTCACGCTCACCGCGGTGCCGCCGCCGGCCGAGCCCGCGCCGCTGCGTACCGACGTGGCGGTGTTCCTCGGCCGGACCACGCGCGGGCCGGCCGGTGAGCCGGTCCGGGTCACCGGCCGGGACGACGCGGCCGGCGCGTTCGGCCCGCCGGACGGCGCGGCCGCCACGCCGTACGCGCTGCGCGGGTTCTTCGAGAACGGCGGCCGGGCCGCCTGGGTGATCCGGCTGGCCGGTGCGAGCGGAACCGCGGCCGCCGACTGGGTCCTCGGTGAGGTGCGGGACGGGCGCTGGCTGCCGGGCGGCCCGGCGCGCGGCGGTTTCCGGTACGCCCGCTACCGGGTGGTGGCGGCCAGCCCCGGCGCGTGGGGCGGCCGGGTGCGGGTGTCGATCCGGTTCCGGGCCAGCAGCGTGGCGGGGCCGCCGTCGCTGACCGTGCGGGTCAGCCTGCCCGGCGAGCCCGCCGAGGTGTTCCCGGACGTGCCACCGGCCGACGTGGAGCGGCGGCTCGCCGAATCCCGGCTGATTCGGCTGCTGCCGGCCGGCGACCCGGTGCCGGCCGGCGCGACCGAGCCGGCCGGCCCGCTGACCGCGCGCTGGGAGCTGTCCCTCACCGGCGGCACGGACGAGCCGCCGACGCCGGAGGAGTACGCGCGGGCGATCGAGACCCAGGCCGAGCTGCCCGAACCGGCGCTGGTCGCGGCGCCGGACCTGGCCGGCGACCTGGCCGAGCCGGTGCGCACCGGGACGGTGCGGGCCCTGCTCGCCGCGGCCGAGGCGGCCAAGGACCGGCTGGTCCTCGTCGACGTGCCGGTGCGCGGCGCGGACGCGGCGCTGGACTGGCTGGCCGGGCTGTCCACCGACGACGTGCGGGCCGCCGCGGTCTACCACCCGTGGATACGGGTGCCCGACGCCGGCGCGCCGCTGCGCACGGTGCCGCCGTCCGGGCACGTGGCCGGGCTGATCGCCCGGCTGGACGCGGAACGCGGCGCGCACCACACCCCGGCGAACGCGGTGCTGCTCGAGGCGGTCGACCTGGCCGAGGAACTGCCCGCGCCGCAGCAGACCCGGCTGTTCACCGGCGGCGTCAACCTGCTGCGCTGCGCGCCCGGCCAGGGCCTGGGCGTGTGGGGCGGGCGCACACCGTCGGCCGTGCCCGGCGGGCGGTACGTGGCGCACCGCCGCCTGATGCACGTGCTGGTGCGCGCCATCCGCGGGATCGCCGGGCCGCTGGTCTTCGACGTCAACGGGCCGGAGCTGCGGTTGGCGCTGGTGCGCGGCGTGACGTCGGTGCTGCTGGACGCGTACCGGGCCGGTGCGCTCGCCGGTGACCGGCCCGAGGCGGCGTTCCGGGTGCGGTGCGACGAGGAGAACAACCCGCCCGGCGGCGACCCCGGCCGGGTCGTCTGCGACGTCGAGGTGCTGCCGGCGACGCCGATGGAGTTCATCGAGATCCGGCTCGTCCTGGGCCAGGACCGCGGCCTGGAGGTGATCGAACGATGA
- a CDS encoding phage baseplate assembly protein V, with protein sequence MNGIEPRSFSTDRRYYGVVAALVDEVDGDDETRVRLRYPWFDPAFVSDWCRVSQFYAGNGYGAVFVPETGDEVVVAFYQGDMRFPVVLGGVYNGVDRPPTARTGGRDEKIIRTRHGHRLVFDDTRSRAAVRITSAAGHEIELDDAGNEIRVRAANGGRITLQAGAIHLDSNSITVGERTDLLSALLRHVHPVPPSGGTSGLPTGATA encoded by the coding sequence ATGAACGGCATCGAACCCCGCTCGTTCAGCACCGACCGGCGCTACTACGGCGTCGTCGCCGCGCTGGTCGACGAGGTCGACGGCGACGACGAGACCCGGGTGCGGCTGCGCTACCCGTGGTTCGACCCGGCGTTCGTCAGCGACTGGTGCCGGGTCAGCCAGTTCTACGCCGGCAACGGCTACGGCGCGGTGTTCGTCCCGGAGACCGGCGACGAGGTGGTGGTCGCGTTCTACCAGGGCGACATGCGCTTCCCGGTGGTGCTCGGCGGCGTCTACAACGGCGTCGACCGGCCGCCGACCGCGCGCACCGGCGGCCGGGACGAGAAGATCATCCGTACCCGGCACGGTCATCGGCTGGTCTTCGACGACACGCGGAGCCGGGCGGCCGTGCGGATCACGTCGGCGGCCGGGCACGAGATCGAGCTGGACGACGCCGGCAACGAGATCCGGGTCCGGGCCGCGAACGGTGGGCGGATCACGCTGCAGGCCGGCGCGATCCACCTGGACAGCAACAGCATCACGGTCGGCGAGCGCACCGACCTGCTGTCGGCACTGCTTCGGCACGTCCACCCGGTGCCGCCCTCCGGCGGGACCAGCGGCCTGCCGACCGGGGCGACGGCATGA
- a CDS encoding putative baseplate assembly protein: MSLTPPVLDDLTWDAMVEAARRRIPAESLGEWTLHAPVDPGITLVELLAYLLEQQLYRLDQVPDELVVAVLRLLGVPGPLPARPAGTVLALSTSHAGTVPAGTVLSRDPLARVTFTLRDDVTVLPVEVSRLIAGGRDRAADLAARRGVPLLATTGEPAEFRVELRATGPVPAGATLSLLVELDAGVRHPPSWSAQAADVPAPAALTWSWYRPDGDGSRTGGSRPGGGSSAGSRPGGDGPGRAEAACDVVDGTAGLRRSGIVTLTLPGERPVYGLRVRARSATFAAPPVLLALVPNAGAAEQSETRVADAELDEQTRAWLRLPGQHLTLPDARGRLLDAVLRIRRGGEWQTWRRVDAFTFAGPGDRVFRLDRETGELRFGDGLTGAIPVPDRDGGAVAVRYRLGGGTAGNGGRTANWVAVRGVGDDVLVTAHNPVPAEGGRDPETVAEARARAGDELAAVHRAVTAADFEELAAGTPGVAIARAHAQVGGHPAYPGTPVPGAVTVRIVPDVRRDDGLGSPVRPDPGMLAAVRKRLAAARLIGTEVFVCPPRYRRVALRVTLASRPADPAAVTRRIRDGLRRHLDPVVGDGGAGWPFGGPLRPSALRRVAQDAAGDTAEVTGVAIGLDGAPPAEDCADVPLRAGELVAAGDITVREGTR, encoded by the coding sequence GTGAGCCTGACCCCGCCGGTCCTCGACGACCTCACCTGGGACGCCATGGTGGAGGCGGCCCGCCGCCGCATCCCCGCGGAGTCGCTGGGCGAGTGGACGCTGCACGCGCCGGTCGACCCCGGCATCACGCTCGTCGAACTCCTCGCCTACCTGCTGGAGCAGCAGCTCTACCGGCTCGACCAGGTGCCGGACGAGCTGGTCGTGGCCGTGCTGCGGCTGCTCGGCGTGCCCGGCCCGCTCCCGGCCCGGCCGGCCGGCACCGTGCTGGCCCTGAGCACGTCGCACGCGGGCACCGTACCGGCCGGAACGGTCCTCTCCCGCGACCCGCTGGCGCGGGTCACGTTCACGCTCCGCGACGACGTCACCGTGCTGCCGGTGGAGGTGTCCCGCCTGATCGCCGGCGGCCGGGACCGCGCCGCGGACCTGGCGGCCCGGCGTGGCGTGCCGCTGCTGGCCACGACCGGTGAGCCGGCCGAGTTCCGGGTCGAGCTGCGGGCCACCGGGCCGGTGCCGGCCGGGGCGACGCTGTCGCTGCTGGTCGAGCTGGACGCCGGCGTGCGGCACCCGCCGTCGTGGTCGGCGCAGGCGGCCGACGTGCCGGCTCCGGCGGCGCTGACCTGGTCGTGGTACCGGCCGGACGGCGACGGCTCGCGGACCGGTGGCTCCCGTCCCGGCGGCGGGTCGTCCGCTGGCTCGCGGCCCGGCGGCGACGGGCCGGGCCGTGCGGAGGCGGCCTGTGACGTCGTCGACGGGACCGCGGGGCTGCGCCGCTCCGGCATCGTCACGCTGACGCTGCCCGGCGAACGGCCGGTGTACGGCCTGCGGGTGCGCGCTCGGTCCGCGACGTTCGCGGCACCGCCGGTGCTGCTCGCGCTCGTCCCGAACGCCGGCGCGGCCGAGCAGTCCGAGACCCGCGTTGCCGACGCCGAACTGGACGAGCAGACCCGTGCGTGGCTGCGGCTGCCCGGGCAGCACCTGACGCTGCCGGACGCGCGGGGCCGGCTGCTCGACGCCGTGCTGCGCATCCGCCGCGGCGGCGAGTGGCAGACGTGGCGGCGGGTGGACGCGTTCACGTTCGCCGGTCCCGGCGACCGGGTGTTCCGGCTCGACCGGGAGACCGGCGAGCTGCGCTTCGGCGACGGCCTGACCGGCGCGATCCCGGTACCCGACCGCGACGGCGGCGCGGTCGCGGTGCGGTACCGGCTGGGTGGTGGCACGGCCGGCAACGGCGGGCGCACCGCGAACTGGGTCGCCGTCCGCGGCGTCGGCGACGACGTGCTGGTCACCGCGCACAATCCGGTCCCGGCCGAGGGCGGCCGCGACCCGGAGACCGTCGCCGAGGCGCGCGCCCGGGCCGGTGACGAACTCGCGGCCGTGCACCGGGCCGTGACCGCGGCCGACTTCGAGGAACTGGCCGCCGGTACGCCCGGGGTCGCGATCGCCCGCGCCCACGCGCAGGTCGGTGGTCACCCGGCGTATCCGGGCACACCGGTGCCGGGCGCGGTGACCGTGCGGATCGTGCCGGACGTGCGCCGCGACGACGGCCTCGGCTCCCCGGTGCGGCCGGACCCCGGCATGCTCGCCGCGGTCCGGAAGCGGTTGGCCGCGGCGCGGCTGATCGGCACCGAGGTCTTCGTCTGCCCGCCGCGCTACCGGCGGGTCGCGTTGCGCGTCACGCTCGCGTCCCGGCCGGCCGACCCGGCCGCGGTGACCCGCCGGATCCGGGACGGCCTGCGCCGCCACCTCGACCCGGTGGTCGGCGACGGCGGCGCGGGTTGGCCGTTCGGCGGGCCGCTGCGGCCGTCCGCGCTGCGCCGGGTCGCGCAGGACGCGGCCGGCGACACCGCGGAGGTGACCGGTGTCGCGATCGGCCTGGACGGCGCGCCACCGGCCGAGGACTGCGCCGACGTGCCGCTGCGCGCCGGTGAGCTCGTCGCGGCCGGTGACATCACGGTGAGGGAGGGCACGCGGTGA
- a CDS encoding CIS tube protein has product MTAPAVAAGRGIAVAHLEIVRPEIADERARRVPLRFNPADYKLSKANTFAEVPIPGLETPPIQYVRGGSETLTLEALADTSDTLEDVRERYVDRLRSLMTPDSREHAPPIVRFVWDRSVFTGVLEKLDVTYQLFLPGGVPLRAKLDLGLKEYRQVAPQAVDPPRSSPTVEKSYVVRRGDTLPSIAAALYRRAGAWRELARANGITDPRDLRPGQVLTVPRLR; this is encoded by the coding sequence GTGACCGCGCCGGCCGTCGCGGCGGGCCGGGGCATCGCGGTCGCGCACCTGGAGATCGTCCGCCCGGAGATCGCCGACGAGCGGGCCCGGCGGGTGCCGCTGCGGTTCAACCCGGCCGACTACAAGCTGAGCAAGGCGAACACGTTCGCCGAGGTGCCGATCCCGGGGCTGGAGACGCCACCGATCCAGTACGTGCGCGGCGGCAGCGAGACGCTGACGCTGGAGGCGCTGGCCGACACGTCCGACACGCTGGAGGACGTCCGCGAGCGCTACGTCGACCGGCTGCGGTCGCTGATGACGCCGGACAGCCGCGAGCACGCGCCACCGATCGTCCGGTTCGTCTGGGACCGGTCCGTCTTCACCGGCGTGCTGGAGAAGCTGGACGTCACCTACCAGCTGTTCCTGCCCGGCGGCGTGCCGCTGCGCGCCAAGCTGGACCTCGGCCTGAAGGAGTACCGCCAGGTCGCGCCGCAGGCCGTCGACCCGCCCCGCTCGTCACCGACCGTGGAGAAGAGCTACGTGGTGCGCCGCGGCGACACGCTGCCGTCGATCGCGGCCGCGCTCTACCGCCGGGCCGGCGCCTGGCGGGAGCTGGCCCGCGCGAACGGCATCACCGACCCCCGTGACCTGCGCCCCGGCCAGGTCCTGACCGTGCCGCGGCTGCGATGA